The DNA region TTTAAGGGCAGCTCTCTATTGTGCTTAACATTCATGGAGGACATTTGAGTTTGGTTCTGTTCCAAGACACAGATGTGAAGAATTATACCCTTTAAGATACTAAACATCCAAGATATGCCATCAGTCATAATACATGCGGCTACAAATTATCTGTTGGTAAGAGTCGAAGTCTAAAATGTATGTTGGTAAGAGTCTGTCTGATATGTGGAACAACAGCCTTAACATGTGAGAAAATGCAAGGAAATTATACATGACAAATATATTTTGAATTTGtttttgcaaaataaaaacattccCGTTTCCTGCACCATATATTAATAAATTTATGTACAATTGTAAAACACAGTATAGATTTAGCCTGGGTACATCTTATTACccagaaataaaatgttaaaattatgtCAGCTTCCACTTTTACAAAATACCAAATTTCCCTTCTGTGACATTGTTAGTTTCACTAATGCTTcggatatagaacagtacaggacacacccttcagcccataatgtctgtgccaaacatgatgccaagttaaactaatcccttctgcccgTCATGAACCATATctatccattctctgcatatctgtgtgcctatataaaagccttTAAAACATTATTGTAATAGTTATGAAAACCTTtaatcaatttaatgtggataaagtacCACAATGAACACAGTGCTCTTTATACTTCAAACATTATACTACAAAACTACAAAATCATTGCCTAACTATTTTACATAACAAGTCGAGTTGGGGGTATTGACAATCGCCCACTTCTCGTGCGAGTCGTATTTCCGACTCATTCTGTGTTGTATTTctgttgtgtgtgagagtggcTTGGCACTGCGAGCAGATTCCCCCACCGCATTACCTTGTGATGCGGGCTACGATTGCTCTCTTGAGTCTGGGAGACTTGCTCCATCTGGGTGAGGGGCTCCTCCATCTGGTTGACTCTCTGTCTCGTCTGGGAGACTTGGTCTGTCTGGGAGACTCTCCATCTCGTCTGGAACAATTTTCGCGCTCTTTTGCTGCGCGTTGCCAGGGCATGGCTCAGCTGCTTCGTGCGCCGGTCGTATGTCCTTCCTGCTTCTGCGGTACTCAGTACCGTTCGGTGTCAAAATGAAGTAGCTCCAAAGGGCCAAGTTTCCTTGCATGGAGAGTGGTCCCGGTGGCTTGAGTCCTGCCACTTTTTTAAAACTGTGACACCATGTCTGCTGTATGATCCTATTGTGGCTAGCACAATGAATACATGTCCGACACCGACAATATCTTGTAAGAAGGGTTTTATTTCAACAACCAACAGAAACTACTAGAAGGTCATTTGCCATCAGTCACGAGACCCAAGCAAAAACTGGCAGCTTCTACTCCTGGCCTCAAgagggcactggcatttacacaTTGATGACGAGTACAAATGTTGCAAGATGACATTAGCATTTACATCACACAATATATTCAGAACATAAATTCTAAATCTCTGAAATTGACTCATAGAACTGAaataagcatgacattttcaaagtacaaaatgaaaaaaaagatcaaatattttaaaaagacacttaCTTCCTCGATGCTGGGGGCAGGGATGCGTACTGCAAGACATCGGCTACGAATAGGAGAAATGACTTTTGAAGTAGAGTTACAGCAAAGAATTAATCTGCACGTGGACATATACTTTTCCATTGTCCGTCTCAGTGCATGCTGGGCATCCTTTGTTAGTCTGTCAACTTCTGTCAGTAATACCACTAAAAATTAAAGCATTTAAACAGCATTAGTTATTCGGTTTCACATTGTGCAGTAAAAGCatacacaaaacaaaatgttctAAATATTAATTTAGATAGAAATGGTGGAGCCTAAAACAGAGTTCACATTCCGAGCTTATGAACTTGCAACAGAAATACATTTGACTGACAATGCTTAGCCAACCTAGCTTTTGAACTGCAAAGTTTGAGTTGACATTGTGGCTCTATGCAGCTCAAACATACCATATCAATGAAGGGATGGTAAATGATAATATTTAAATATCTCTTTTCATTTAGACTATTGAAAGTTATTTCACTGTGATAAATCAACCAGATATTGAATAAACTAGTTACCTGGAAAAATAAAAGCTAGATATTGTTTTCTTAATCAGAAATAATTGCTTTGAAGTAAGAGTATCTAAGTTTTAAAAACCGTGCCAGTTCTTACCTTTGAAGTCTCTCTGTGTACTAGTCTCAAGTTGTTGAGACTGTGCCACTGTCTTAATTAATTCTTGAATAACCACTCGGTCACTGTTCCCAGCATCACTGACAAAATAAAAGCTCAAATTTTAGTCTGGAAGCCAAATAGGATATCCAGGTGGTCTTGCAAAATTTAGCTACCAGGACCTTTCATTTGGGCTCCTGTCATAGGCAGGCTGATTGGAAGATCTTTTATGCAAGAAATTGCTATCACAAAATGCACTTGTCAAGACAACTTAATTGTGTTAATTTCTGTCTGCTTTCATTAAGTGGGTTGGTTGGGGCCTCTCTGAATCTGGTTGACGGAGGTTAAAACATGTTTTGTTTCCTAAAATGAAGGCTGCCAACTTGATATTTAACAAGCCAACCCGTTTCCTGAAAACCTAATGTACATGGGTAAAATCATTAGTAGATAGATTTTATTTTAGCTCTTCAACATTCATCTCATCCATTTATGAGTTTGGATACTACTCATAATTCAAGAAGTGATAGGCGAATACAGGCACCACCTTCATCTAGAGAATAAGTTACAGAAAAATAGTTGGAGAATAGAACTAATGGGAACGCTAAAAGAGCTGGTATAGACAGGGCTGAATAACCTATGTTATGAGAAAATACAAAGCTTCAAAGGATGGTGGAATTATTCTTCAAATGTTTTCAACTAGATAAAAGTGcaatagctggaaatgctgtcaAGATGAAAGTTACACCAGTCCTATCATTTTACTTCCTGCTCCAAATTTGTATGTTGCCATGAAATTGGCATAGTCTGGTACAGGGGAAGACTAGTCTTGTACAATTACAAGATTATACAATGTGGATGCACTAGCATTCAATTGCTATTTCAAGTAGAACAAATCATTCGTTCATGCTGCTtcaatttaaagggcctgtcccacggcgatttttcaaaatccagcggcaacaaaacaaATGTcgcaacacttgaaaaaacaccgtgcaTCATACGCATCACACCGCGTAACTgctgcaaatttttcggtgacctgatacgtcagtcaatgatgccggcagtcgccaaaaaaaaatcaccgtgggacaggcccttaaggttggAAAAATTGAAGATTCTTGCACTTTGAGGGAACTTACCTCGCATTAACTTCAAGGTGATAATTGCTTGCTATTGTGCTTATTTCCAGTTTCTTTTTCGATGGTGTCTGCAAGGATGCACAAGAAACTAATGAAATTCAACAAGTTTAACAGTACGTGTACCGATTTGATTAATCAGACCTGAATTCTAATGCTGATCTAACCAGTCATTACTGTTCCACGATGACTTCATTAGAAGCTAAAGGTCAATTAATAAGTAGCTCCGTAGCATAGACATTACTGTCTCTGATATCTTTCAGGAGAAAAAAATCTGCCATTCTTACTGAGTGTCCCTAGACTAACCAATGTGATTGACCATTAAATACGCTCTGAAATAACGTACCAAGCCACGCAGTTGTAACATTACCGCTTTGTTAGAACCTCCTGATTACCATTCATCTCTGATGAGCTAATGCTCCTCCATGCTGAATAACGTACATAGGTAGACCACAGAATATACTCTGAGAGGCCATGTCAATCACCAAGCATGCTGGGAGTGTCACCACTGACttgaatatgcaaggaatggaaagATGTAGCCCTgacaaaggcagcatctctggagagaaggaatgggtggtgttttgggttgagacccttcttcagactgatgtcaggggagtgggtggtacagagataaaatgtagtctgagacagtaagtctgttgggagaactgggaagggagggaaagcacagtcaacttgaagttagagaagtcaatgtttataccgctggcgTGTACgcaacccaaacaaaatatgaggtgctgttcctccaatttgcgctggacctcactctgacaatggaggaggtccaagacaggaaggtcagattgggaatgggagggagagttaaaatgctgatcaaccgggagatcaggtaggtttaggcagactgagcggaagtgttcagtgaaacgattgtcgagcctgcacttggttttGCCGATATGCAGgacttgacacctggaacagtggatacagtagatgaggttgggggaggtgaaAGTGAacgtctgcctcacctgaaaagactgtcagggtccttggacggagtcgagggagaggtaatgggacaggtgttgcatctcctgcagatgcagggggaaagtacctgggaagggggtggtttgggtgggaagggacgagttgaccaaggggttgcggagggaacagtctctgcggaaagcagaaaggggtggagatgagaagatgtggccagtaatgggatcctgttggaggtggcgaaaatgtcggagggttatatgctgtatgcgacagctgatcaGGTGGAAGGCGAGCACAAagaggactctgtccttgttacgaaagGGGTGAAGGGgaacaagagcggagctgcaggatatagaggagaccctagtgagagatATATATTCTGCTATTTCCATACACTAATCAAAGGCATACAAGGGAGTTTAAATCAACCATTTCTCAGTCATTTGTAATTCCAGATAATGATTCAGGTGCTAAACAGCTTTATTTAGTACAATACAAGCCAATTTTTTACCGTAATTGTTTGATGTTCAATCCTTAGCTTCTCTATTCCTGCGCCATAAAGCTCACGAAGTAAACACATTACCCTAGTCTTCTTTCCTGAGCCTGAAGGCCCATAAACGAGCATATGAGGGAAATCTCCATATTGGACCTggtgtaaaataaaaacaaaggtcAGCaagacctggagtaactcagcgggtcaggcagcccatcctttttctccagagatgcagcctgacccgcagttacctcagcactttgtgtctacggtataaaccagcatctgcatttcctttataCAAAAAGGTCAGTAAGTTCCACTTGATAAGAATTAGTTCAATTATATTTATCAAGTGATATCTAATTTGTGCAGCTTAATCTCTAAAATAGAATTACCATGAATAATTTGCACATAGGAATAGGTCAGAGTGAGAATGGCATAGAGAATTTGGGTAGGCATCTGGATTACCTTGCAAACTGAACAGAGGTGTTTTGCAAAACAGTTACCCAGTCAGAAGTTCACTGGGAAAATGGTCCACTCAGGGATGGGATTGTCATGAAAACGGTGTATTTAAATAGTATTTTCAAAGGGCTTGAGGGCAAAAAACAAAAGCGAGAAATACAGGAAGagtgacatgaatgaggtgcacCCAAGACAAAATAGCAACAAAATCTGTATTTTTCCAATGGCTATTTATTACACAGAGGTTCAACAAACACCACAAACCACAGTTCCAAGTGtttgaaatctgaattaaaaacagaaaagtgacacaaattgctggagaatgtTGGACTAAaattggaggggggggaagggggtgacaCCATGTGATAcagaaatacacaaagtgctggagtaactcagcaggtgaggcagcaactctggagaacatgaacaggtgatgttttgggctgggacaCTTCTTCACAGTGAAGGAGGGCCCCGACCTGAAGTTTATTCCATTGACTTCAAATATTCTAATTCTGAAGCCAAACCTGTAATTCACTGAGATCAGAGAATTCATGAATGTAATTAAGACAAAAGACTGcatatgctagaatcttgagcaaaacagtattggaagaactcaacgggccaggcatcatctgtggaggaaaaatgGACAATGGCACTCCTCTCTTTAGtcaccttttgtctccttttcatctctagcttttgCCACTTGTTCTATCCATTTGTATCCAACTATCACTGACACTGCCCACCCTCACCGTTCTTTTCCAGCTTACTCtttccccaccaccacctcccacctctttcccactttctcattcccccacttccagctttctctccccacccccccaccacctccagctttctctctcccctcccttctgagGAAGGGCCCTGACTGGAAAAGgtctgtacattccctccacaggtggtgccagactcactgagttcctccaacactttgtttttgcgTAGACCTGCCAAGTCCTGATGTTGGCAATGTAAATCCGAGGGGTAATCACATTATTTCTTGTCTAGCCAAATTCTCTACATCTCCACAGCAATCACCAGGACTTCAGGAAGCAATACACACACCCCAGTATACATTTAGGGTACCAAAGTATAAATGGTTGAAAGCTTTGTACTTatgaataaatatcaccaataatttgtcATACACCAGCTACATCAAAACAATGACCAAGAAAACATACCAacacctctatttccttagaaggcttaagaagttcggcatgtccccaacttctacagatgcacatagAAAGCATTCCAATGGGATGCATCGCAGTATGGTTTGGGACCAGCTCGATCAAAgcaaacaagaaattgcagagttatggatgcagcccagaccatcatgcaagccAGCATCTCTTCCATTGACACTTCATGCTAccctggcaaggccaccagtataatcaaggaccagtctcatcccggtcactccctcttctcccatcaggcaagaggtacagatgggTGAAAactcatatctccagattcaatgACAGTTTCgtcccacctgttatcaggcaactaagccGTCCCATCACCAACTGTCCTGAGCTGTtacctacatcattggagactttCAAACTATCTTTAGTGGGACTTTATCCTACACTaagcatttatcctgtatctgtatactgtgaacGCCTTGATTGTACAGTCTTTTCTCCGATTgtgcagcatgcaacaaaaagcttttcactgtaccccggtacacgtgacaataataaactaaactaaaaggagaaCATCTTCAATTAATGAGTAAAACTGCAAAAGGGAAATAAGAGAAGACCAAAGTGTGCGTTAAAGCGGGTTGCATTTATCCATGAGGAATCCGAAACTGGACGTGCTACTTAATACAAATGTTAGAGATGTTCATAAGCAATCACTGAGCAAAAACAAAAGAAGCAAAACATGATTTTATTTTGCGCGTGGCAATAAATAGATGCTTTTAACAGAGCACAGGGCGGGAAATGGGAGCGAGTTTAAGAGCAGCAGCGCAGCCTGTACGCGAGGGCCACTCACCAGGTTGCGGAGCTGTCCGGCCTGCTCCTTGTGGAAGTCCAGCTTGCTGAGGGCCGTCGGCCGGTACTTGTCCACCCACAGGCTCATGTCGACGTTTCCAACCCTCGATTCCGACACGACAGGACCGGCCCAGCCGCGATCCCGCCAAACGCAGCCTGCGTAAACCGGTGCACGTCGGGTCGGGGGCCGGCGCGTCGCGTCGCGTCGATCACGTGACAACGTGCAGTTACTAGGACAACATCAACGTTACTAgaagctctagtatctttgaacAACATGTCCCATGGCAGGTTAGGCGTCTTAAAGTCTTTATAAGCAATGCCGTATTTTTTGAAGTATAGTCAAGTACCATATTTGAACCATGCGCTGAGACATTGTTTTATTCTAGTCCCAATCTAAACTGAGTTTGCCAAATtactgcagaaacaaagaactgcggatgctggtttataccaaagacagacacaaagtgctagagtaactcagcgtgtcagacagcatctctggagaaaaaggatgggacgTTCTTGTCAAATTACTGGTTATTTGGGTAACCACTACCTGTTCTAGAGACATACAGGCTctgtggcccaactcatccatgctggccaagatgccccatctaagctagatcCATTTGCCTGtctgacccatatctctctaaacctgtattGTACAGTGAGTCCCCTGTGTATCTCACACAGCTATCAACATCATGATTTCCTTGCCGCTTACCTGCACCAAGGGTTAATTCACACAAATAATGCAAGCAGATTTAGTAAACTTACTCAATAGAGGATTGCATAACAATTTAAAGTAAAATAAATTGCAgctctgaacaaaatgttgtaatGGATTCATTACCCCCATTCCACCTATCTCTTACCTGGCCTTGTCCTGCCTTAACTtctcttccagcattcttccacctaaccccccccccccccccccccacaattagtctgaagaagggctatgACCAGAAatctcacctattcatattcaccAGAAATGCtccatgacccgttgagttactccagcttgttcacACTcgctctatgttttcccactttctcctttcgggcaattttacagaggacaattaacttacaaacctgcgcgtctgggtttcaggaggaaacccacatgatcacagggagaacgtgtaaactccacacagccagcacccaaggacagaatcaaactgggtctctgcaacTGTGATGCAGCCACTCTACCAGTTGCACTAATGTGCTGCCCTTAATCTGATAGTATATCCTCCTTTTCCAGATgttgcagagctgccaactctcacgcattgagtgtgagactcacgcatttcgcccaattctcacactctcatgctgaacacagaatttctcatgctctgtcgtgagaaattttgtgatcaacgagaatttcaaaactaatatcaactgcttgtGTGCGCATTTGATGACAAGTCAGCAGCACTATtattctctgttattctcacttgaccgaaccttcacacacctccaaaccatgtccccatgcaaatttacattgaaagacacggaccgggcagtgaatgagtgtcacccagcgcaggaagtaaggccatgtcctgctccctgcggcagtcggaatttaaggatttgcaggaagcggctgacatgagcgaggccggtgagcggcaggagagagataCATGGGCCGCGGAACTGGGGGAGCTGCAGCTAGACATGTTTCAATATTTCCGCCattggacgaggcgctgctgtgctctgagcaacctggtcgtgggtgttggagaaccggggcggagggagggatggaagcagaagcagcagcggcggcagatgtggatggggagccggggctggcgagtgtttgccgggctggcgagtcactcgctgcagctccggccatggagcagcctcagtgcaagagtctcgggccgtcggaggcatcgGAATCGTTGCACCGcagccgtgagagtctctgtgctgaattcgccctggtgaccggcatagaccaggctgcggctcggtgcatcctggaagcCAACCAGTGGTTGCTGGAaataggtaccaagcactgggtagaagcggtggaagatagttgccttcaaatgggggtggctggagaaagcatcctgcttgcctgctagatttttacTGACTGTaactacaggaaaaatgttcctgatgttgggggagttcagaaccagggatcacagaaggccatttaggaatgagatgagaacaaactttcttcacccagagagttgtggaattctctgccacagaaggcagtggaggccaattcactgtatgttttcaagagagagttacattttgctcttctggctagcaaaatcaaggaaaaaacaggaaagagttactaattttagatgaacagccatgatcatattgaatggcagtgctggctcaaagggccgaatggcctattcctgcacctattttctgtgtttctatgcttgagtatatggcaataaaacgcaaccacttgattttgaagcattcatgcatggtggaagtataatgtagtcatagagtgatacagtgtggaaacaggcccttcggcccaacttgcccacacccgccaacatgtccctgcttttggtccatatcccaccaaacctgtcctatacatggtacacaaaaaagctggagaaactcagcgggtgcagcagcatctatggagcgaaggaaataggcaacatttcgggccgaaacccttcttcagcccgaaacgttgcctatttccttcgctccatagatgctgctgcacccgctgagtttctccagcttttttgtgtaccttcgattctccagcatctgcagtcccttcttaaacactgtcctCTACATGATttagtctaaatgttttttaaatgttgggatagtccctgcctcaactatttcctctggcagtttgttccatacacccatcaccctttgggtggaaaaagttaccccttaaaaaattacttcttaaaaatactttaaacaaaaaacattaaaatcacacttctacaatgcactaaaacgtgattttaatacatcaaatttcaaaaagcaaccccctcccacaccctccccccactcggtcactccactccctcaccgggtaccccccaggccagtgatcagtgaccgCTCTCAAAAACGCTCTGCGGCGcctggttcagatggagagcactgccagacgtgagctgggaactgaggccagttgtccgtgatgtctggatcccaatgttcagcgcttcgtgtttcggagttggctaatgttattgatttgtaattagcctgatttgttattagttgacaaaaccttaatttattaatccggaatatccagggggatgggataagtgtaatattaaaatgacatgcaaggtgtcgggctgtctgtcacaacacacAGCCCTGATAATCCATTATTTCCTTCAATTAAAGATTGgaaaggtagcactattgtcatttttccactcaactattatgtttgttttcctcactgactatttctaaacccccccccaaattcctttgacaggttgaatagaaatgtccccaatctcgttgttttattaattgaacacgtagataaACATCCTCAttgagtgtaatcagatggaaactgattcagatgtgatgtttcagagcttgttcaaagaaggggcatattttaaatgtgacagagatacttgcaggggaatatgtgaggaggttattatttgtctttagttttagcttgaaccaggacatctgaagattcaaagtttaatatagtaattgtgctaatactgactccaaccaaccatgtaatgaatatctaccattctggaggttttatttttctgatgccatttaaacttcacttggatttcaatcacttcaatgtaaaagtaattgggaatggggagcattggaacaaaaatcttccctcggtacatattaactgtaatataataatgtttgcatgttggtaggtgcaatcaaaacaaagatcttgttatcattgttgtgttatgaataccacagaaaatattatgtactctcaagatcacattaaatggaataatattgcttaaatatatattgttattggactttgcatttcggaaaagtcccagctgaaaggaagacagcaaaatactgaaaatattgggggtgaaaatgacttcaggacagtttgttaggaaaatgaaggaaatggtaacagaatacatacAGCTGAGTAAGTATAATGTTATGGATGAGAAGTTGTGCTCAACCAATTGATGatttatttgacaaagtaactagcatcttagataacaaggaagccaatggatggagCAACTTTTGTTATACATAATTTGGTccatgaagtgccccataaaagattaccgcattagataagcacctgtggacttgaacgtaataggttaagtccagggggtcagatatggggctttatgtgtgggccagatatattgtcagtgcagagtggCTAGGAGCAAGGTCAAGTGTGCATCcaaagtcaaggtctggaatagtactagttgtgcagtcaaagctgggacaatgggagtgttcagcactgggaacctaagcaggtaagcagctatgatcaaggtataatagggggccaggtgtaatgctggactcagggtcaggaatgagagatggtatgcacctggagtcagggtcaAGAGTAGTACCAGGTGCGCAGTGAGACcaaggttggtcaacatgggccaagtacttgattataatctgatttccatacatgaatacagtaAGATtggcaggcacgtgttattgattggggacgatcagccatgatcacaatgaatggcggtgctggctcgatgtcttctatgtttctaagatcattcatgtgctgcactggttgatcagagcctggcagTACTgtagaatgtaattaggaatgtaatttagcctaaccttattcatacctaatccaatttaaagtataaatattgcattcaagtttaaattaaaagactcgctacagtatgcaccagattgcacaatttcaagctgaaaaatgcaaaagctccatacccccctccccccacacacaccctccctcgggcttggtctctcgcaatttctcactcccaactctcacccaatgttggcagccctggatgTTGACAATGGAGTTGATTGTTGAAATTCTTCATCACAGATTTGGAGACTTTCATGGGGATGCCATCTGCTTTTGAAGCTTTATTACTTGGAATATTGGCACATCTACTTAATCTAGCTCCAGCAAGGCTGCACCAAATGCGTTTGTTTTAGCACATTTCTCCATTGTTGCCAGCCTAATTTTATGGCCTTGTAGAAATATGCCTATTCTGTACCCAAACACCTTTCTCCAGTTTAGCCttccagtatttttatttcactTCTATTGCTATTATTATGTCCGCACATTGATTAGCACTCAGGAATGCATTTTCAGGAACTAGGAATTGAGCAATGACCTTTCCCTTGGCTCTGTGGAGAGGTTGCCTACGATGGTTGGTATTGTGGTCAACACTGAACACTGTGATATGGAGCTCAGGGCAAATGGTCAAACAATGAACACTGAGATATGGAGCTCAAAGCTGCAGCCTAGGCCATTGTTGGAGACTGGACCAGTCTGGCCAGACCACCCAGAGCTGTGCAGTAGATTATGTGAAACTTATGAGTGcagaaagaacagtacagcacaagaacgggcccttcacccacaatgtttgtgtcaaacatgatgccaagtttaactgatctcatctgcctgtatatgttccatattcctctattccctgcacttccatgcgcCTTTCCA from Leucoraja erinacea ecotype New England chromosome 6, Leri_hhj_1, whole genome shotgun sequence includes:
- the rfc3 gene encoding replication factor C subunit 3, yielding MSLWVDKYRPTALSKLDFHKEQAGQLRNLVQYGDFPHMLVYGPSGSGKKTRVMCLLRELYGAGIEKLRIEHQTITTPSKKKLEISTIASNYHLEVNASDAGNSDRVVIQELIKTVAQSQQLETSTQRDFKVVLLTEVDRLTKDAQHALRRTMEKYMSTCRLILCCNSTSKVISPIRSRCLAVRIPAPSIEEICHVLSGVCKKEGLILPQELARNIAEKSDRNLRKALLMCEACRVQQYPFSADQDIPETDWEIYLRETANAIVSQQTPQRLLEVRGRLYELLTHCIPPEIIMKGLLFELLNNCDGLLKGEVAQMAAYYEHRLQLGNKAIYHLEAFVAKFMAIYKQFMEDGLEAMMF